In Anopheles arabiensis isolate DONGOLA chromosome 2, AaraD3, whole genome shotgun sequence, the genomic window TTCTTGCTAAGCTGAGCAACATTTCTCCCCGCCCAAAGCCCCGTTTACATTGAATAGTTCATTCCAATAAGAATTGCATTCAAATGGTCCATTGCAGCGTTACACCTGGCCCCGGACACGGGACTGGGCGCTACTGAAGGTGGAATAATTAACGGGAATGCGAGATTTTACGGCATTCTGAGCGTGTTACTACTCCGAACCACATGTCCGTCGGCTCAGCCGTGCGCGAAACGGACAGGGAAATAGGGTACATGCACTCCCCCAGTGGCAGTCGCGGCTCGTTTTGTGTCGTACGCAAAGCCGGCCGGCGCCAGCGTTATCgttttgtgtgcgcgcgcgagttCAAgagggtgctgctgctgcggctgtgGCTGCCCGGCCTGGACGTTccgcaataaaaataatatgtacGGCAAACCACTCTCCACACTGCGTCCCTGTATGCCTCTCCAAACATTTCCCGCTACCATTCGTTTGTTTCGTACGTTGTCCGTTAAGTTATGGGGGCCTCGTTAGTGATTAttaatttttgtgattttttcttttatttgttttgttccgcGACTACGCGGCTGGGCGAGGAGGCGTCGTTGCCTTCAGGTTGgtctatttatttttccacatCTCAATAATCTCCTCGGAGGCCACCGGTCACCAGTACCGACCAGTGCTGTTCCTATCAGCTGTTCGTGCTTCTCCTCGATCGGTACTTCCAACAGCTCTGCTGCTTCCGCGGCtacgatcgtgtgtgtgtgtatgatcgACCGCTGAAACGGCAACCCCTTTTTGCCCCATAATGGCTTGTTATAACCGATTACCGGCTTCTTTCACCCCCTCCTTAACAGCGCAACCGATGTTTGTTTTCGCTAGCATTACGCACtgtttgtgtgagtttgtgtttgcaaatacacacatacacacacacattgtgcATACGATCGGTGGTGTGCGACGGCAGTGGGTGCAGAACTGTCAGCAAATGGTTTTACGATCTTGTCCTATTAATTGAGTGACACTCGTTATTGAGATACAGTCGTAGTCTGGTCGAGGGGAGTaccagagaaagagagaatgagGTGAGGAAGCTCACCAGAAAGCAATTTGAATACGATAAAAGCGATTCACGCCGGTAACATTGTTGCTCGTTAGTGCGTACTAAATAAGGTTCGCTGCTTAACACTCGTTGGCGTCGAATGCGCCACAATCATGCAGCAGATTGTGAGATAATGGTCGGAACAcggcagaaacaaaaaaacactagacAGTGGCGAGAAGATCGAAATAGCCAACTTTATTGCTCTTAATAGTAAATAAATTGCAGCACCACTAGGAGAAGCTGAGTGGTCGGACGGACTTGAGCAGCTGGGTCACATTCTCGCGCAGTATCGGGCTCATCTTCTCCTGCTTGATCCTGGAGGACGGTTGCGACTGATCGCGCCCCAGATGATAAAGATCGGCATAATGCTGCAAGTGGAAAGAAAGCTCTATCTGTCACATTCCACTCTATCAGAGGACTGTACCCCGTCCATCTTCTTACATTCATCCCCTCGACTGGATTCGGATTGAAAACCGGCGACACTTCTACCGTATCGATCACGGACGCCTTCAGCGGGGTGACGAGCAGCGTCGAGTGGTTCGGCAGTCGCCGATGTTCGACGATTTCGCGcatcagcaacacacacatccgACAGCCGGACAGCAGGTTCCAGCGCGACCAGGAGAAGTTGTGCGTCAGCGCTAGCAACCCAATGCAATCGTACAGGTGCGACTCCATGATCGGGTTCTTCTCGCACGTTCCCTCGGTATAGTTGAACGCGTCATCCTCCGGGAACAGATCGACTGCCGCCAGCCGGAGCGTTTTGATGAGCTTGCGCAGTGACATGGTGAGGCCGAGAATTTCCTGCAACGCTTGGGTAGGTCCGCCCTGCAGGGAGTTGACACGGAAACCGGCTTCCGTGATGGTCATCTCCGTGCTAACTACCGATGCGGTGAGCGAGAAGGTGACCGTACCGGGGCTGGAATTGATGGAAATATGTTACAAGGGCTGCTCTAAGTCGGCTCCAAACAAAGAATGAACTGAAGCATTCAAACAAAGCATTCAAAACTAGGACACAAATTGGAGGTACTTCTTTATGTCTGGCTTCAGCTCCCAGGACTGGTACGGTACGTTGCTGTACCGATTCGCGGCAAATGCAAACGAACCGAGCCGTCCCACGCGGAACTGGATCGTAAGCTTGTCCTCGTTGAACTTCACGTCGTGCACGTCCCGGGTGGACCACTTGCCAATGTAGCGCTTGTCGTTCTCCACCATGCTGTAGTTGCCCACCTCCAGAATGTTGCCATAATCGACGTCCTCATCGTCCGAGTCGAATTTGCTCTTGGCCGGCTTCTTGCCCTTCTCGCCCTTCTCCCCACGGACGGTGCGCGGTTCATCGGAACGAGCCACCTGCAACGACTGCTTGCCCGGTCCACCCGTCGGCCCACCCGCACCGAGCTCCTGCTCCAGCTTTGCCTGCAGCTTGGGCGATTTCGACTCCAGCAGCTCGTCCAAATCCTTCATAAAGCTGGAAAACATGTACACCTTCCGCTTCGTGCTGCGGTTCTGCACCACATCGTTGTCCGACTCGTCGTAATCGTCCAGATCGTCGCTGTCCGACGTGCCCGCGTACGGATAGCACTGGCGGTTGCGCCGATCCAGCACCTTCAGTATGCGCAGCGGGTTGCGCGTCGCGTACAGAAAGTCCGGTATCTTCGTCTCATACACGATGCTGCCGAGCGAAACGTTCGACGGCATCTTGTGCAGACGGCGCTTCTGTTTGGACGATCGCttcccaccaccactgccggcggcggcggtcgGCTGTGCCGCGCGCCGCTTGTCTTCCGCCACCGAGATCTTGATGCTGCAGCTGTCCGGCAGCTTGGGTATGACGAAGTCGGTCACAATCGCCCGGAGCGGGATGTGCTGCGGTACGTCCAGGATGTTGAAGTCTTCCACGTACTTGGTGCGCCGGTCGAGGTTGGAGCGTTCGTTGCGCTCCCTGGCTGCTTGCTGGGCCTTCTCCAGTCGATCCAGGTACTTGGCGAAGTTTGGATCCGATTCGAGCGTTTCTTCCTTCAGCTCCCAGCGGCAGACGATCGGTGGCTCGAACCAGAACACATTCTCGGGCAGCTGCACCGAGACCAGCGCGAGTTTGTCTAGGTTTTCCTCCATCTGTTTGATTTCCGCCTCGATTTCTTCCGGAAGTCGTCGAACGCCCGGTTGCGGTGTTGGCGGTGGTCGGTAGGGTTGGTAGAACTTTTTGCGCTTTAGTTTACCCGGTTGAGGCACTATACCGTTGCGGGGAAATGAGGGGAAGAGAAGGATTGAGTCACACAGCAGGCCTAGAACACCTAGATCACGCGCTTCTATGATGTACCTGTTCGGAGCAGTGTCTTCTTTGCGATCTTCACATCCTGCATCGGTTGCTCGAGATAGTCGATGGCGTACACACCGGCCACAATCCGGTGACTACGCATGTTCACGTCATATTCACTCAAATTTAGCGTTTTGGCGCCCTTCTTCGTGCGTTCCTTCTTCATCAGCTCGTCAGCGTGCTCCGTGTAGATTTTGTCCACATCAATGTCCTGCGGTGTCTGGTCGTCCTCGTCCGAGTCGGTCTTCTTCTCTTTGGGCTCTTCGTAGACAGCTTTCAGTATTTCCTTACGCTTCTTCCACTCAATGCGACTTATTATGCGTAAATCTGGGCAGACAATTGCAGAGACGAGTTAATCCTCCATTGCCACTAACAACAGTAAACATCATTCATTACCGGCTAAGTTCTCCTGCTTGTAAGGCATATCGTAGCTAGGGCAGTAGTCACTACAGTGATCGTAGCTGATCCAAAGTCCCCGGATCGCTGCCTTGTGGCACTTGACAGCCGCCGGCAGTGTCAGATGAAAACCAAGACTCGGAAAATCAATGCTCGTATGTTTACTGTCCTCTTTGGCTCGCTCTTTGGGATTGCTGAATAGAACGCACAAAATAGAAAAGCACAAAATAAGAATAGGATCTACCCCTACATTACCCCCCTAAGTTGCATAGTTACAGCTGTGGTGTTGGCATGTCGCGCAGCCCAAACAGATGCGTTTTGAACACTGGCGATTCGAACTTGTGCGACACTTCCAGCAACCCGTTCAGCTCCATGTCTCGATTGATGTTGCTCAAGATCTTGTACGCAAACTCGTCGATGTAATCGGCCAGAACGTTACGAAACTCCATCTTTAA contains:
- the LOC120898309 gene encoding dynein intermediate chain CFAP94, axonemal — translated: MSPKKKMSKKERARLEAEQAEHHRMELEKERQRKVEEEKMRKVREKEEAERKQVQEIVANKLRKVQLEESYTYLASIREEVRKVLADAKKEREWEQYMRCNGLPNAFDPADLRKYLHIWCENIRDTNEAERNWLLQTNEQSILTQNVNVANLSMESLKLQQPQIGNTYAAKAVEVLGILEEIDEALHDSDVRPSMVEDLNELKMEFRNVLADYIDEFAYKILSNINRDMELNGLLEVSHKFESPVFKTHLFGLRDMPTPQLNPKERAKEDSKHTSIDFPSLGFHLTLPAAVKCHKAAIRGLWISYDHCSDYCPSYDMPYKQENLADLRIISRIEWKKRKEILKAVYEEPKEKKTDSDEDDQTPQDIDVDKIYTEHADELMKKERTKKGAKTLNLSEYDVNMRSHRIVAGVYAIDYLEQPMQDVKIAKKTLLRTVPQPGKLKRKKFYQPYRPPPTPQPGVRRLPEEIEAEIKQMEENLDKLALVSVQLPENVFWFEPPIVCRWELKEETLESDPNFAKYLDRLEKAQQAARERNERSNLDRRTKYVEDFNILDVPQHIPLRAIVTDFVIPKLPDSCSIKISVAEDKRRAAQPTAAAGSGGGKRSSKQKRRLHKMPSNVSLGSIVYETKIPDFLYATRNPLRILKVLDRRNRQCYPYAGTSDSDDLDDYDESDNDVVQNRSTKRKVYMFSSFMKDLDELLESKSPKLQAKLEQELGAGGPTGGPGKQSLQVARSDEPRTVRGEKGEKGKKPAKSKFDSDDEDVDYGNILEVGNYSMVENDKRYIGKWSTRDVHDVKFNEDKLTIQFRVGRLGSFAFAANRYSNVPYQSWELKPDIKNPGTVTFSLTASVVSTEMTITEAGFRVNSLQGGPTQALQEILGLTMSLRKLIKTLRLAAVDLFPEDDAFNYTEGTCEKNPIMESHLYDCIGLLALTHNFSWSRWNLLSGCRMCVLLMREIVEHRRLPNHSTLLVTPLKASVIDTVEVSPVFNPNPVEGMNHYADLYHLGRDQSQPSSRIKQEKMSPILRENVTQLLKSVRPLSFS